A single Pseudomonas brassicacearum DNA region contains:
- a CDS encoding bacteriocin immunity protein, with the protein MELKPKLQDYTEAEFQAFVGKIWNVDMGKEEHDRLINHFDRIVGHPKGADLLFYPDDTVNMNSPNAVVYFVKQWHFKKNVIPFKGGVLPAPAKPAPRLNMAQHATARAQREFANAQQMASDITAADQTVEKAFTQLELATRQRQTQQDAEQTLDALKQSMRQLEQAQHEVVMAVGAFERRKMRVEFALNGAQRDLTYNKADQALWQANSRQATANHGRYLARLTSIAQRHAVLHAAAEAVLERSSQQLMRLRGEDSSPVLFRMSAANGTRHPNLLLSDAPPLRVSQRVDLQKSIRSAVAEFNWLMTHPEQGHAGQYAEVLGFDLVSRTKEARFGLCVALAEISAVEQDWQALAARQGEVALPLRMSTATVATKPGSRFRGLKEIRELFQIYITPATGVLPSKVRVRLAVWDEVGRVFRLTTDGPQARVIEWSRADSLEAPIASEQNRLDSAGFIHASPVPTLETFESIEEVRFDDYVVVFPQESGLEPVYVVFNDRRSA; encoded by the coding sequence TAAACCCAAACTCCAGGATTACACCGAGGCCGAGTTTCAGGCGTTCGTAGGGAAAATCTGGAATGTCGACATGGGCAAAGAAGAGCATGACCGACTGATCAACCACTTCGATCGAATCGTCGGGCACCCCAAAGGCGCGGACCTGCTGTTTTACCCGGACGACACCGTGAATATGAATTCGCCGAATGCGGTCGTCTACTTTGTAAAACAGTGGCACTTCAAAAAGAACGTTATCCCCTTCAAGGGTGGGGTACTGCCTGCCCCGGCCAAGCCCGCGCCTCGCTTGAACATGGCGCAACACGCGACGGCAAGAGCCCAGCGCGAGTTTGCCAATGCACAGCAGATGGCCTCGGACATCACCGCCGCAGACCAGACGGTTGAAAAGGCCTTTACCCAGCTGGAGCTTGCTACCCGGCAACGACAAACCCAACAAGATGCTGAGCAGACGCTGGATGCACTCAAGCAGAGCATGCGGCAATTGGAGCAAGCGCAGCACGAAGTGGTCATGGCCGTTGGCGCGTTCGAGCGGCGTAAAATGCGTGTCGAGTTTGCCCTGAACGGCGCCCAGCGTGATCTCACCTATAACAAAGCCGACCAGGCGCTCTGGCAAGCGAATTCACGACAGGCCACTGCCAATCATGGTCGTTATCTTGCGCGACTGACCTCGATCGCCCAGCGGCATGCCGTTCTTCACGCCGCCGCTGAAGCCGTACTGGAACGTTCCTCGCAGCAATTGATGCGGTTGCGTGGAGAGGACAGCAGCCCAGTATTGTTTCGCATGTCCGCTGCAAACGGTACGAGGCACCCAAACCTGTTGCTGAGCGATGCGCCGCCACTAAGGGTTAGTCAACGGGTGGATTTGCAAAAATCCATTCGCTCAGCCGTCGCCGAGTTCAATTGGTTGATGACGCATCCAGAGCAGGGGCACGCCGGGCAATATGCCGAGGTCCTGGGTTTTGATCTTGTCAGTCGAACCAAAGAGGCGCGTTTTGGCCTGTGTGTGGCGCTGGCCGAGATCTCTGCAGTCGAACAGGACTGGCAGGCCCTCGCCGCGCGGCAGGGCGAGGTGGCGTTGCCGTTGCGAATGAGCACTGCAACGGTCGCGACAAAACCTGGCAGCCGTTTCAGGGGCCTGAAAGAAATACGTGAACTGTTTCAGATCTACATCACGCCTGCCACGGGTGTGTTGCCGTCCAAGGTGCGTGTGAGGTTGGCAGTTTGGGATGAAGTTGGACGGGTTTTTCGCTTGACCACGGACGGCCCGCAGGCCCGAGTGATTGAATGGAGTCGTGCGGATAGCTTGGAGGCGCCTATTGCGTCCGAGCAAAATCGACTCGATTCTGCCGGTTTCATTCACGCTTCGCCGGTACCGACATTGGAAACTTTTGAATCCATCGAAGAGGTTCGATTCGATGATTATGTCGTGGTGTTTCCCCAGGAATCGGGATTGGAGCCGGTCTATGTTGTGTTCAACGACCGTCGAAGCGCGTGA
- a CDS encoding DMT family transporter, which yields MLGLRIILPNFGRIVRPPQVARKVMTSVNSPQASSRFSRFSKAECVLVLITMIWGGTFLLVQHAMTVSGPMFFVGLRFAAAAGFVALFSWRHLRELTLFELKAGSFIGVAIMLGYGLQTVGLQTIPSSQSAFITALYVPFVPLLQWLVLGRRPGLMPSLGIMLAFTGLMLVSGPAGASLNFSPGEIATLISAIAIAAEIILISAYAGQVDVRRVTVVQLASTAVLAFLMVVPTQEKIPDFSWLLLVSAVGLGAASAAIQVAMNWAQKSVSPTRATLIYAGEPVWAGIAGRLAGERLPAIALFGAALIVAAVIVSELKTRSKGVVEVDEALEREQ from the coding sequence ATGCTAGGGCTGCGCATTATACTGCCCAACTTCGGGCGCATTGTGCGTCCGCCTCAAGTGGCGCGCAAGGTCATGACATCGGTGAACTCCCCTCAAGCTTCCTCCCGTTTCTCCCGGTTCAGCAAGGCCGAATGCGTGCTGGTGCTGATCACCATGATCTGGGGCGGGACCTTCTTGTTGGTGCAGCACGCCATGACCGTCAGCGGACCGATGTTCTTTGTCGGCTTGCGCTTTGCCGCCGCCGCGGGGTTTGTCGCGCTGTTCTCCTGGCGGCATCTCCGGGAGCTGACCTTGTTCGAACTCAAGGCCGGGTCCTTTATCGGTGTAGCAATCATGCTCGGCTATGGCTTGCAGACCGTCGGCCTGCAAACCATCCCCAGCAGCCAGTCAGCGTTCATCACCGCGCTCTACGTGCCGTTCGTGCCCTTGCTGCAATGGTTGGTGCTGGGCCGTCGACCGGGCTTGATGCCCAGCCTCGGCATCATGCTGGCGTTCACCGGGCTGATGCTGGTGTCGGGCCCGGCCGGGGCTTCGCTGAACTTCAGCCCCGGTGAGATCGCCACGCTGATCAGCGCCATCGCCATCGCCGCCGAGATCATCCTGATCAGCGCCTATGCCGGCCAGGTCGATGTGCGCCGGGTGACCGTGGTGCAACTGGCAAGCACCGCAGTGTTGGCCTTCCTGATGGTGGTGCCGACGCAGGAAAAAATTCCGGATTTTTCCTGGCTGCTGCTGGTCAGCGCCGTGGGCCTGGGCGCCGCCAGCGCAGCGATCCAGGTGGCGATGAACTGGGCCCAGAAAAGCGTCTCGCCCACCCGCGCCACGCTGATCTATGCCGGTGAACCGGTGTGGGCCGGCATCGCCGGGCGCCTGGCGGGCGAGCGGCTGCCAGCGATTGCCTTGTTCGGCGCAGCACTGATCGTGGCGGCGGTGATTGTCAGTGAGCTGAAGACCCGGAGCAAAGGTGTTGTCGAGGTGGATGAGGCGCTTGAGCGCGAGCAGTGA
- a CDS encoding FAD/NAD(P)-binding protein: protein MGTALERYEQGIIREADILIIGGGLSGAMLAAQLLRLPGRREVLIVEPRSELGRGEAYSAVELGHTLNGNAARMSVDPDNADDLTQWLTAFIEAGGWPEADQQQVPISELFPPRGMFGLYVQQRLAEAREVGARNGSTAEHVRGEAVDLRVVDDAVVLTLDDGQVLRGRFAVLATGMFPAARTPQTESSGLNAAALDPWDVAAMRQLDPQSTVMIIGSGLTMVDAVVSLEQAGHRGPIEVFSRHGLLPHVRRQPPAWVDFLADDHSLRSPRQLMRALREQCHQAHAEGIDWQAPLDTVRAHIGRLWNQASDVQRRQFVRHVRPWWESHHHRSPPLSAELVARLHEEGRLRIQAASFKGLAASADGLVAISVRRRGEAELEVVQGAALINSSGIEYDWRRVARPLPQQLLARGLIQPGPLALGIAARADGAVLDAKGNPADRLFAMGPPLRGMWWESTAVTDVASQAKALAGRLVELQSQD from the coding sequence ATGGGTACAGCGCTGGAGCGATATGAGCAGGGCATTATCCGGGAGGCCGATATCCTGATCATCGGCGGCGGCCTGAGCGGCGCCATGCTGGCGGCGCAATTGCTGCGCTTGCCGGGCCGGCGCGAAGTGCTGATTGTCGAGCCGCGCAGCGAACTGGGTCGGGGCGAAGCCTACAGTGCCGTGGAGCTGGGCCACACCTTGAACGGCAACGCGGCCCGCATGAGTGTCGACCCGGACAACGCCGATGACCTGACCCAATGGCTCACCGCGTTCATCGAGGCCGGCGGCTGGCCCGAGGCGGATCAGCAACAGGTGCCGATCAGCGAGTTGTTCCCGCCCCGGGGAATGTTTGGCCTCTATGTGCAGCAACGCCTGGCCGAGGCCCGCGAGGTGGGCGCACGAAACGGTTCGACCGCCGAGCACGTGCGCGGGGAGGCCGTGGACCTGCGGGTTGTCGACGATGCTGTAGTGCTGACGCTGGATGACGGCCAGGTCTTGCGCGGCCGTTTCGCGGTGCTGGCCACCGGTATGTTCCCGGCGGCACGCACCCCGCAAACCGAATCCAGCGGCTTGAATGCCGCGGCATTGGATCCTTGGGATGTCGCGGCCATGCGGCAACTGGATCCGCAGTCAACGGTGATGATCATCGGCTCGGGGCTGACCATGGTCGATGCCGTGGTGTCCCTGGAGCAAGCTGGGCACCGCGGGCCGATTGAAGTGTTTTCCCGCCACGGCCTGCTACCCCATGTGCGTCGCCAGCCACCCGCCTGGGTGGATTTTCTCGCCGACGATCACAGTCTGCGTTCGCCCCGCCAACTAATGCGGGCCCTGCGCGAGCAATGCCATCAGGCCCACGCCGAAGGGATCGATTGGCAGGCCCCGTTGGACACCGTGCGCGCGCACATCGGGCGCTTGTGGAACCAGGCCAGCGATGTGCAGCGCCGGCAGTTCGTGCGGCATGTGCGGCCCTGGTGGGAGAGCCATCACCATCGCTCGCCACCGTTAAGTGCTGAATTGGTGGCGCGTCTGCACGAAGAAGGGCGGTTGCGGATCCAGGCGGCGTCGTTCAAGGGGCTGGCCGCGTCTGCCGATGGATTAGTGGCCATTAGCGTGCGCCGACGGGGCGAGGCTGAACTGGAAGTGGTGCAGGGTGCCGCGCTGATCAACTCCAGCGGCATTGAATATGATTGGCGGCGTGTTGCCCGGCCGTTGCCGCAACAGCTGTTGGCCCGTGGACTGATTCAGCCTGGGCCGCTGGCCTTGGGCATCGCCGCGCGTGCCGATGGCGCGGTACTGGATGCCAAAGGCAACCCCGCCGACCGCCTGTTCGCCATGGGCCCGCCATTGCGCGGAATGTGGTGGGAAAGCACCGCCGTGACTGATGTGGCGAGCCAGGCCAAGGCGCTGGCGGGGCGGTTGGTTGAACTGCAATCCCAAGATTGA
- a CDS encoding Gfo/Idh/MocA family protein, whose protein sequence is MRELGIGLIGTGFMGRAHALAFHNAKAVFDLPLNLKLAALADADPQRARQCAHSWGFETAHSDWQQLIDDPKVNLIAITTPNHLHFPMAMAALAAGKPVYCEKPLAVSLEQAEQMRQAAKAAGVVTRVGYNYQHNPIIQRARDMIQRGELGQIISFQGEFSEDFMADPASPWSWRCEAAHAGGALADLGSHLLAMARHLLGDVEAVCADSQTVHHQRPANAGNAEQRAIAVDDQVHALLRFANGARGTVSSSWLKHGYKNHLSFEISGTLGTLAFDQERLNELRLCRGGQAGFQRLLAGPDLPGYAAFSPAAGHQLGYNELKTLEVHELVMTLAGEGGSGTDFEEAWEVERLAAAIRVAAREERWVKVSEL, encoded by the coding sequence ATGCGTGAACTCGGCATCGGTCTGATTGGCACCGGCTTCATGGGCCGTGCCCATGCCTTGGCGTTCCACAACGCCAAGGCGGTGTTCGACCTCCCCCTGAACCTGAAACTGGCGGCCCTGGCCGACGCCGATCCGCAGCGTGCCCGGCAATGCGCCCACAGTTGGGGGTTCGAAACGGCCCACAGCGACTGGCAACAACTGATCGACGACCCGAAGGTCAACCTGATCGCCATCACCACGCCCAACCACCTGCACTTTCCCATGGCCATGGCGGCGCTGGCGGCGGGCAAGCCAGTCTATTGTGAAAAGCCCCTGGCGGTTTCCCTGGAACAGGCCGAGCAGATGCGCCAGGCGGCCAAGGCGGCCGGGGTGGTGACGCGGGTCGGCTACAACTACCAGCACAACCCGATCATCCAACGAGCGCGGGACATGATCCAGCGCGGCGAACTGGGGCAGATCATCAGTTTCCAGGGCGAGTTCAGCGAAGACTTCATGGCCGACCCGGCCTCGCCATGGTCATGGCGCTGTGAAGCGGCCCACGCCGGTGGCGCACTGGCGGACCTGGGCAGCCACTTGCTGGCCATGGCCCGGCACCTATTGGGCGATGTCGAGGCGGTGTGCGCCGACAGCCAGACCGTGCACCACCAACGCCCTGCCAACGCCGGCAATGCCGAACAACGCGCCATCGCGGTGGATGACCAGGTCCATGCGCTGCTGCGTTTCGCCAACGGCGCCCGGGGCACGGTGAGCAGCAGTTGGCTCAAGCACGGCTACAAGAACCACCTGAGCTTCGAGATCAGCGGCACCCTCGGCACCCTGGCATTCGATCAGGAACGGCTGAATGAACTGCGCCTGTGTCGCGGCGGCCAGGCAGGTTTCCAGCGCCTGCTGGCCGGTCCGGATCTGCCGGGTTATGCCGCGTTCAGCCCGGCGGCCGGGCACCAGTTGGGGTACAACGAGTTGAAGACTTTGGAAGTGCATGAACTGGTGATGACGCTTGCCGGCGAAGGCGGCAGCGGGACGGATTTTGAAGAGGCCTGGGAAGTGGAGCGGCTGGCGGCGGCGATTCGTGTGGCGGCGCGGGAGGAGCGTTGGGTGAAGGTCAGCGAGCTATAA
- a CDS encoding helix-turn-helix domain-containing protein — MHKETGQRASVLQHVSQNVRRLRHAAQLSQTALAELSGVSRRMLVAIEAGEKNVSLTTLDRVAEALDVAFSDLIQAPDARDPSRINELAWAGTIAGSKAVLLAKATASREVELWEWRLEPGEYYASEPDADGWSEQLYVFEGCLTLLLGSEERRIGAGEFFMFASNQPHAYRNDGPVAARFVRNVVI; from the coding sequence GTGCACAAAGAAACCGGCCAGCGGGCGTCCGTCCTGCAACACGTCAGCCAGAACGTCCGTCGCCTGCGGCATGCCGCACAGCTTAGCCAGACCGCGCTGGCGGAACTGTCCGGGGTCAGCCGGCGAATGCTGGTGGCTATCGAAGCCGGGGAAAAGAACGTCAGCCTGACCACCCTGGACCGTGTCGCCGAGGCCCTCGACGTGGCCTTCAGCGACTTGATCCAGGCTCCCGACGCCCGCGACCCAAGCCGCATCAATGAACTGGCCTGGGCCGGGACCATTGCCGGCAGCAAAGCCGTATTGCTCGCCAAGGCTACCGCCAGCCGTGAAGTGGAACTCTGGGAATGGCGCCTGGAGCCCGGCGAGTATTACGCTTCGGAGCCCGATGCCGACGGTTGGAGCGAGCAACTCTACGTATTCGAGGGCTGCCTGACCCTGCTGTTGGGCAGCGAGGAGCGCCGGATTGGCGCCGGTGAGTTTTTCATGTTTGCCAGCAACCAGCCCCATGCCTATCGCAACGATGGCCCGGTGGCGGCGAGATTCGTACGCAATGTGGTGATTTGA